In the genome of Nycticebus coucang isolate mNycCou1 chromosome 12, mNycCou1.pri, whole genome shotgun sequence, one region contains:
- the ZC3H10 gene encoding zinc finger CCCH domain-containing protein 10, translated as MPDRDNYANGTGNSGGGPGGGGNEEASGAGAGSGGATSDAICRDFLRNVCKRGKRCRYRHPDMSEVSNLGVSKNEFIFCHDFQNKECSRPNCRFIHGSKEDEDGYKKTGELPPRLRQKVAAGLGLSPADLPNGKEEVPICRDFLKGDCQRGAKCKFRHLQRDFEFDARGGGGTGGGGSTGSVPPGRRHDLYDIYDLPDRGFEDHEPGPKRRRGGCCPPDGPHFESYEYSLAPPRGVECRLLEEENAMLRKRVEELKKQVSNLLATNEVLLEQNAQFRNQTKVMTLSSTAPATEQTLAPTVGTVATFNHGIAQTHTTLSSQALQPRPVTQQELVAPAGAPAAPPTNAAPPTAPPPHLNPEITPLSAALAQTIAQGMAPPPVSMAPVAVSVAPVAPVAVSMAQPLAGITMSHTTTPMVTYPIASQSMRITAMPH; from the coding sequence ATGCCTGACAGGGACAACTATGCCAATGGCACTGGGAACAGCGGTGGAGGCCCTGGAGGTGGTGGTAATGAAGAAGCcagtggggcaggggcagggagcgGTGGGGCCACCTCAGATGCCATCTGTAGAGACTTCTTGAGGAATGTGTGCAAGCGAGGCAAGCGTTGTCGATATCGTCACCCAGACATGAGTGAAGTCTCCAACTTGGGAGTGAGCAAAAATGAGTTCATCTTCTGCCATGACTTCCAGAACAAAGAGTGTAGCCGCCCAAATTGCCGTTTCATCCATGGCTCCAAAGAAGATGAGGATGGCTATAAGAAGACAGGAGAGCTTCCCCCTCGGCTGAGGCAGAAAGtggcagctggcctgggccttTCACCAGCTGACCTACCAAATGGCAAAGAGGAGGTTCCCATTTGCCGCGACTTCCTCAAGGGTGACTGTCAGAGAGGAGCTAAGTGCAAGTTCCGTCACCTGCAACGGGATTTTGAGTTCGATGCTCGGGGTGGAGGAGGTACTGGTGGAGGGGGCTCAACAGGATCAGTCCCCCCAGGACGACGTCATGATCTCTATGATATCTATGACCTTCCTGACAGGGGCTTTGAGGACCATGAGCCAGGCCCCAAGCGCCGGCGAGGTGGATGCTGTCCCCCTGATGGCCCCCATTTTGAATCATATGAATATAGCTTGGCTCCCCCCCGCGGAGTAGAGTGCAGACTGTTAGAGGAGGAGAATGCCATGCTCAGGAAGCGAGTGGAGGAGCTAAAGAAGCAGGTCAGCAACCTGTTGGCCACTAATGAAGTACTCCTGGAACAAAATGCTCAATTCCGAAATCAGACCAAGGTGATGACCCTGAGCTCCACTGCACCAGCGACTGAGCAGACTCTTGCCCCCACTGTGGGGACTGTTGCCACTTTTAACCATGGCATTGCCCAGACTCACACTACTCTTAGCAGCCAGGCTCTACAGCCTCGTCCTGTGACCCAACAAGAACTGGTGGCCccagctggagctccagctgctcccccaaCTAATGCTGCCCCTCCTACTGCTCCTCCCCCACACTTGAATCCAGAGATTACACCACTGTCAGCTGCCCTCGCTCAAACAATTGCCCAGGGAATGGCACCCCCACCTGTCTCCATGGCCCCTGTAGCTGTATCTGTGGCTCCTGTGGCCCCTGTGGCTGTATCGATGGCCCAGCCGTTGGCAGGAATCACAATGAGCCACACTACCACTCCCATGGTGACTTACCCTATCGCTTCCCAGAGCATGCGCATCACAGCCATGCCACACTGA